One genomic region from Candidatus Endomicrobiellum trichonymphae encodes:
- the rsmD gene encoding 16S rRNA (guanine(966)-N(2))-methyltransferase RsmD, whose protein sequence is MSLKVIAGSARGRIIKTLPHDNLSIRPMLGRIKKSIFDIIQFKIPYSIFIDLFAGAGSVGIEALSRGAKKVVFAELSDISLSLIKRNVNMLGFNDKAKIVKCDIIKDFAVLQDKYDIIFMGPPYKDENKKALALTYPVLRNVMRYDILKDDSILITQKHIKEPVGNLVGLECFRTEKYGDTIISFYKHAKLENIRNETGF, encoded by the coding sequence ATGAGTTTGAAAGTTATAGCGGGTTCGGCTCGCGGAAGAATAATAAAAACTCTGCCTCATGATAATTTGTCCATACGACCTATGCTCGGCAGAATAAAAAAGTCAATTTTTGATATAATACAATTTAAGATTCCCTATTCTATTTTTATTGATTTGTTTGCAGGAGCGGGTTCGGTCGGAATTGAGGCTCTTTCGCGCGGCGCAAAAAAAGTGGTGTTTGCAGAGTTAAGCGATATTTCTCTGTCACTCATTAAACGCAACGTAAATATGCTGGGGTTTAATGACAAAGCGAAAATTGTTAAATGCGACATAATAAAAGATTTTGCCGTTTTGCAGGATAAATATGACATAATTTTTATGGGCCCCCCTTACAAAGACGAAAATAAAAAAGCGCTTGCGCTTACTTATCCTGTGTTAAGAAATGTAATGAGATACGATATTTTAAAAGATGACTCCATTCTAATAACGCAGAAACACATAAAAGAACCTGTCGGAAATCTTGTAGGACTTGAATGTTTTAGGACAGAGAAATATGGCGATACTATTATTTCTTTTTACAAGCATGCGAAATTGGAAAACATAAGAAATGAGACAGGATTTTAA
- a CDS encoding secondary thiamine-phosphate synthase enzyme YjbQ translates to MIYSEYINCETKGYTDIINITDDIKRIIARSGITNGIATLGVTSSTSAITTLEFEPGLIADFRKSLEIVAPVDGFYAHDEKWHDGNGFSHIRSSLIGTSKTIPVVSKSLMTGTWQQVILVDFDNRPRSRKVFVQIFGE, encoded by the coding sequence ATGATTTATTCGGAGTACATTAACTGCGAGACTAAAGGTTATACTGATATTATTAATATAACAGATGACATCAAAAGAATTATCGCCCGTTCTGGAATTACGAACGGCATAGCTACTTTGGGTGTGACAAGTTCTACATCTGCTATTACGACTCTTGAGTTTGAGCCTGGACTTATTGCGGATTTCCGCAAGTCTCTTGAAATAGTTGCTCCTGTTGACGGTTTTTATGCCCATGACGAAAAATGGCATGACGGCAACGGTTTTTCTCATATACGATCTTCATTGATAGGCACATCAAAGACCATACCCGTTGTGTCAAAATCTCTGATGACGGGAACATGGCAGCAGGTGATTTTAGTGGACTTTGATAACAGACCGCGAAGCAGAAAAGTTTTCGTTCAAATTTTTGGAGAATAA
- a CDS encoding HU family DNA-binding protein produces the protein MKKPDIVKQVSDISGLTQGDSNKAIKALVKVIQITLKNNGVISLSGLGSFRAKNRKARQGRNPKTKEVILIPPGKKVSFKPTTTLRKII, from the coding sequence ATGAAAAAACCTGATATCGTTAAACAGGTTTCTGACATTTCAGGATTAACGCAAGGCGATTCAAACAAAGCAATAAAAGCTTTGGTTAAAGTAATCCAGATTACCTTAAAAAACAACGGAGTGATTTCTTTATCTGGCCTTGGATCTTTTAGAGCAAAAAACCGAAAAGCCAGACAGGGTAGAAACCCTAAAACTAAAGAAGTGATTCTCATTCCGCCGGGGAAAAAGGTTTCATTTAAGCCTACTACAACTCTCAGAAAAATAATATAG
- a CDS encoding homoserine dehydrogenase produces MEKNYINVGLIGYGTVGKGVVKILEENKKIVLRKVGNPIRIKSICDLNPIDKPELHVKNFKDIIKDPEIDLIVELIGGYEPARTIITESLKAGKNVVSANKAALAKYWDQIFTTAQIYQKSIYYEASVGGVIPVVQGLSEGLASEEILEIKGILNGTTNFILSEMKKHCVSYEEALKSAQKAGYAEADPSFDVNGIDTANKLAILASLAWGSWVKVKSISVIKGIADLDIEDILITQDFGYNVKLIGSAQKTKDGIDLSVQPCLVNHEHAFATVENEYNAIMITGKDSGDVLFYGKGAGQLPAASAVVSDIINLSKSIVTNTAGIVPDVVYDSTKKIKILPAGKSKAPYYLKFTVIDKPDVLSKISGILSKFKVSIARSLAQFNISKKNYGRISIITHETYSENIEKAINAIKSITKSKTVKIKIEI; encoded by the coding sequence ATGGAAAAAAATTATATCAATGTAGGTCTCATAGGATACGGAACAGTAGGCAAAGGCGTAGTAAAAATATTAGAAGAAAACAAAAAAATAGTTCTAAGAAAAGTCGGCAATCCTATACGCATAAAATCAATCTGCGATTTAAACCCCATAGACAAACCCGAACTTCACGTCAAAAATTTCAAAGATATAATAAAAGACCCTGAAATAGATTTGATTGTTGAGCTTATCGGCGGATACGAACCTGCGAGAACAATAATAACAGAATCTTTAAAAGCGGGCAAAAACGTTGTCAGCGCGAATAAAGCCGCACTTGCAAAATATTGGGATCAGATTTTCACAACAGCGCAAATTTACCAGAAATCAATATATTACGAAGCTTCCGTCGGCGGCGTAATTCCGGTGGTGCAAGGTCTAAGCGAGGGACTTGCTTCCGAAGAAATACTCGAAATTAAAGGCATTTTAAACGGCACTACAAATTTTATTCTAAGCGAAATGAAAAAACACTGTGTTTCCTATGAAGAAGCTCTAAAAAGCGCCCAAAAAGCCGGCTATGCCGAAGCCGACCCATCTTTTGATGTCAACGGTATTGACACGGCAAACAAACTTGCAATACTCGCTTCTCTTGCTTGGGGCAGCTGGGTAAAAGTTAAAAGTATATCGGTCATCAAGGGTATTGCTGATTTGGATATTGAGGACATTTTAATAACGCAGGATTTCGGATATAACGTAAAACTTATAGGTTCTGCACAGAAAACAAAAGACGGAATAGATTTGTCCGTACAACCATGCCTTGTAAACCACGAGCATGCTTTTGCAACAGTTGAAAATGAATATAACGCCATTATGATTACGGGAAAAGATTCAGGCGACGTCTTATTTTACGGAAAAGGTGCGGGACAGCTGCCGGCGGCAAGTGCAGTTGTGTCCGATATTATAAATCTTTCAAAATCTATCGTTACAAATACCGCAGGCATTGTTCCAGACGTGGTTTACGACAGCACGAAAAAAATCAAAATTCTTCCTGCAGGCAAGAGTAAAGCACCTTATTATTTAAAGTTTACGGTCATAGACAAACCCGACGTTTTATCAAAAATTTCAGGTATTTTGTCCAAATTTAAAGTCTCAATAGCAAGAAGTCTTGCACAATTTAATATAAGCAAAAAGAATTACGGCAGAATTAGCATAATTACGCACGAAACATATTCTGAAAACATTGAAAAAGCCATTAACGCTATAAAATCTATAACAAAATCCAAAACGGTTAAAATTAAAATAGAAATTTGA
- a CDS encoding diphosphate--fructose-6-phosphate 1-phosphotransferase: MAWKSVDVSELQIERRKFEPVLPDILKNGATSVKPVEGKITQSVADRSKIKEIFKNIYGLPEITFKKGTNNAIAEKAVKVAVVFSGGQAPGGHNVIAGLFDGLKIANSKNTLIGYFGGPSGILENKYKVISEKLLCKYRNTGGFDFIQSGRTKIETSEQFCLTKDNLLMSNVDALVVVGGDDSNTNAAMIAEYLKKEKLDKCVIGVPKTIDGDLKNKYIETSFGFDTATKIYSELVGNICRDVNSAQKYWHFIRLMGRSASHIALEVGFKTQPNIVLVGEEILEKKLRIVKVVENIVDVIVKRSQAGKNFGVVLVPEGLIEFIPEMKKLISTLNDALAENASVVAEINSVAGKKEFICTKLPAKLSDLMKSLPSGIASQLMLDRDPHGNVQVSLIETEKLLIEMVHKKLYELKKENKYGGKFSAITHFFGYEGRCGIPSNFDANYTYALGYNAAVLVLNGLTGYLSSVRNLARSPKQWECGGIPLTMMMNIEKRHGKEKPVIQKALVDLNGKPFKEFVKNRDKWALSESYISPGPIQYFGPADITDMTTRTLKYEQSGLLK, from the coding sequence ATGGCATGGAAATCAGTAGATGTTTCAGAACTTCAGATTGAAAGAAGGAAATTTGAGCCGGTTCTGCCGGATATACTAAAGAATGGAGCGACTTCTGTAAAACCTGTTGAGGGAAAGATTACGCAGTCTGTAGCGGATCGGTCTAAAATAAAAGAGATTTTTAAAAATATCTACGGTTTGCCTGAAATTACGTTTAAAAAAGGCACAAATAATGCTATTGCAGAGAAAGCCGTAAAAGTTGCCGTAGTTTTTTCGGGAGGACAGGCTCCGGGAGGGCATAACGTAATAGCAGGTCTTTTTGATGGATTAAAAATAGCAAATAGTAAAAACACTTTAATAGGTTATTTCGGAGGTCCTTCGGGAATTTTGGAAAATAAATATAAAGTGATTTCCGAAAAACTGTTGTGCAAGTACAGAAATACGGGCGGTTTTGATTTTATACAGTCGGGGAGAACAAAAATTGAAACATCTGAGCAGTTTTGCTTGACGAAAGACAATCTTTTAATGTCCAACGTAGATGCGTTGGTAGTTGTCGGTGGAGACGACTCAAATACTAATGCCGCCATGATAGCAGAATACTTAAAAAAAGAAAAATTGGATAAATGCGTTATAGGCGTTCCCAAAACTATTGATGGTGATTTAAAAAATAAATATATTGAAACTTCGTTTGGTTTTGATACAGCGACAAAAATTTATTCGGAACTTGTCGGAAATATCTGCAGAGATGTAAATTCCGCGCAGAAATACTGGCATTTTATCCGTCTCATGGGCAGAAGCGCTTCCCATATTGCGTTGGAAGTCGGGTTTAAAACACAGCCTAATATTGTTTTAGTAGGAGAAGAGATTTTAGAAAAGAAGCTGAGGATTGTCAAAGTTGTTGAAAATATCGTTGATGTTATAGTCAAACGTTCGCAGGCTGGTAAAAATTTCGGAGTTGTTTTAGTACCTGAAGGGCTTATAGAGTTTATACCTGAAATGAAAAAGCTTATTTCGACTCTTAATGATGCTTTGGCTGAAAATGCGAGTGTTGTCGCAGAGATTAATTCAGTGGCAGGTAAAAAAGAATTTATCTGCACTAAGCTTCCGGCGAAACTTTCCGATTTGATGAAGTCGCTTCCTTCAGGTATTGCTTCGCAGCTTATGTTAGACAGAGATCCTCACGGCAACGTTCAGGTATCGTTGATTGAAACGGAAAAACTTTTAATTGAAATGGTACATAAAAAGCTTTACGAATTGAAAAAAGAAAATAAATATGGGGGTAAATTCTCGGCTATTACGCACTTTTTCGGATATGAAGGACGTTGCGGAATTCCGTCAAATTTTGACGCAAATTATACTTATGCTTTGGGCTATAATGCGGCTGTTCTTGTGCTGAACGGACTTACGGGTTATTTGTCGTCTGTAAGAAATCTTGCAAGATCCCCGAAACAGTGGGAATGTGGCGGGATTCCTCTTACAATGATGATGAATATTGAAAAAAGACACGGTAAAGAAAAACCCGTCATACAAAAAGCTTTAGTTGATTTAAACGGCAAACCGTTTAAGGAATTTGTCAAAAACAGAGATAAATGGGCTCTAAGCGAAAGCTATATTTCCCCGGGACCAATACAGTATTTTGGACCTGCGGATATAACGGACATGACGACGAGAACGCTTAAATACGAGCAGTCTGGACTGCTAAAATAA
- a CDS encoding glycosyltransferase family 9 protein: MSDIGFDCVLPGAMHLAAAVGTKCVGVFDYTDPLQIGPAPLERHVIIKKNDISQKLCRKDIVSKIIAQYGGR; the protein is encoded by the coding sequence TTGTCGGACATAGGCTTTGACTGTGTTCTTCCCGGTGCTATGCATTTGGCTGCTGCCGTAGGGACGAAGTGTGTAGGTGTATTTGATTATACGGATCCGCTTCAAATAGGACCTGCGCCTTTAGAAAGACATGTAATAATAAAGAAAAATGATATTTCGCAAAAGTTATGCCGGAAAGATATTGTTTCAAAAATTATAGCGCAGTACGGGGGCCGTTGA
- a CDS encoding glycosyltransferase family 9 protein: protein MFSACSLGNKKKISGCEISWIVDDRCVEILNGSPFLENIFIWGKRQISFKYYKNLRQRLRGQKFDLSIDLHGLAKSAMLVELAGAKFKIASSSINGMKEFSCEFLTDFNSLRLLSIPVGNLNSVRKWFEENNLNVLRTIAVSVDASRKRQDKCLERNKWIEVIDMIYCRT from the coding sequence ATTTTCTCTGCCTGTTCTCTCGGCAATAAAAAAAAGATATCCGGATGCGAGATTAGCTGGATTGTCGATGATAGATGCGTTGAAATTTTAAACGGCAGTCCTTTTCTCGAAAATATTTTTATCTGGGGCAAAAGACAAATCTCTTTTAAGTATTATAAAAATCTGAGACAGCGACTGAGAGGACAAAAATTTGATTTGAGCATAGATTTACACGGGCTTGCTAAATCGGCGATGCTTGTCGAACTTGCCGGTGCAAAATTTAAGATAGCGTCGTCTTCTATAAATGGGATGAAAGAGTTTTCATGCGAATTTCTAACCGATTTCAATTCATTAAGATTATTGAGTATTCCGGTCGGCAATTTAAATAGCGTCAGAAAGTGGTTTGAAGAAAATAATCTTAATGTTTTGAGAACAATTGCCGTTTCGGTCGACGCAAGCAGAAAAAGGCAGGATAAATGTTTGGAAAGAAACAAATGGATTGAAGTAATAGATATGATATATTGTCGGACATAG
- a CDS encoding glycosyltransferase family 9 protein, whose product MEERLNKLFEFTDKYYWNKNILKYLEYHTAPKILIVQPSRIGDIIFSLPVLSAIKKRYPDARLAGLSMIDALKF is encoded by the coding sequence GTGGAAGAAAGGTTAAACAAACTGTTTGAGTTTACGGATAAATATTACTGGAATAAAAATATTTTAAAATATTTGGAATATCATACGGCTCCGAAAATTTTAATTGTTCAGCCCAGCAGAATAGGCGATATAATATTTTCTCTGCCTGTTCTCTCGGCAATAAAAAAAAGATATCCGGATGCGAGATTAGCTGGATTGTCGATGATAGATGCGTTGAAATTTTAA